One genomic window of Leucoraja erinacea ecotype New England unplaced genomic scaffold, Leri_hhj_1 Leri_69S, whole genome shotgun sequence includes the following:
- the LOC129694529 gene encoding uncharacterized protein LOC129694529, with translation MRLATLVLLLVQPMLLGATLTAVREQTKVKLVEEVKAPSNSAQSLLITTTGSTQAAGVQPVIALPAIASNGSALPAIASNGSALPNATSTMVSIIEASDQATVVVAIASSSSSNHSTGRQPTSTQPSSSEYTLLEASAHVVLSNSTRIATGTLNDMAALQTDVPVPVNSGAEIVIINSNGTETESRMPIVLRVGDEIIIAHSETGGNDTSMPIVLGGGGGGAEIIITNSKESENSSLTPIILNKGDEIIVATSNGTNTDSASSLVIGNRSEIKITRSENSNNSVILTNGREIITKHYSDTNALDERVVTAGNENTDNVTVTTPTTPSKITENIVVAKIEEHKFSIVPDKHVTQTVGGNIEITKSPEPQTIVISLDSSSYSWARWSAWYCNCLNSSMSRIRGIMDTKTGITLHSNDYQPSNFQRKPCNYKVCNCSRLDKQCHLNNVTCLDSNPYTCVLSDIAYQEVMDSKDYWKKLKKGVQALYHKIKTFLQRNTKDET, from the coding sequence ATGCGACTAGCGACCTTAGTCTTGTTGCTTGTGCAGCCGATGCTGCTCGGGGCCACGCTGACTGCCGTGCGGGAACAGACGAAGGTGAAGCTGGTTGAGGAGGTGAAGGCGCCGAGTAACAGTGCGCAGTCGCTGCTTATCACGACCACCGGCAGCACCCAGGCCGCAGGCGTCCAGCCCGTCATCGCCCTGCCCGCCATTGCCTCGAACGGTAGCGCCCTGCCCGCTATTGCCTCGAACGGTAGCGCCCTGCCCAATGCCACCTCGACCATGGTGTCCATCATCGAGGCCAGTGACCAGGCTACCGTGGTGGTTGCCATAGCGAGCAGCAGTAGCAGCAACCACTCCACTGGTCGCCAGCCCACTAGTACCCAGCCTAGCAGTTCTGAGTACACCTTGCTTGAGGCCTCGGCCCATGTTGTTCTTTCTAACTCCACCCGTATTGCGACGGGGACCCTGAATGACATGGCAGCCCTCCAGACTGATGTCCCAGTGCCAGTGAATAGTGGCGCAGAGATTGTGATCATCAATTCAAACGGGACGGAGACTGAGAGTAGGATGCCCATTGTGCTAAGAGTTGGCGACGAGATCATCATTGCCCATTCAGAAACAGGGGGCAATGATACGTCGATGCCCATCGTGctgggcggtggtggtggtggggccgaGATCATCATCACCAACTCCAAGGAATCTGAAAACTCCAGTTTAACTCCAATTATCTTAAATAAAGGCGATGAAATAATTGTTGCCACCTCAAATGGGACCAATACTGATAGTGCTTCATCCCTCGTAATCGGCAATAGGTCAGAAATTAAGATTACCAGGTCTGAAAACAGTAACAACTCTGTCATTTTAACCAATGGCAGAGAAATCATAACCAAACATTATTCAGATACAAATGCATTAGATGAGCGTGTGGTCACTGCGGGGAATGAAAATACTGATAATGTGACAGTCACCACCCCAACCACCCCAagtaaaataactgaaaatattgTTGTGGCCAAAATAGAGGAACATAAATTTAGCATTGTGCCTGACAAACACGTGACCCAAACGGTGGGGGGAAATATAGAAATCACAAAATCACCTGAGCCACAGACTATTGTGATCTCCCTGGACAGCTCTTCCTACAGCTGGGCTAGGTGGAGCGCTTGGTACTGCAACTGTCTGAATAGCAGCATGTCCCGTATTCGGGGCATCATGGACACAAAGACTGGCATCACTCTGCATTCCAATGACTACCAGCCCAGCAATTTCCAAAGGAAACCATGCAATTACAAGGTGTGTAACTGCAGCAGACTGGACAAGCAGTGCCATCTCAATAATGTAACGTGTTTGGACTCAAACCCGTACACCTGTGTGCTGAGTGACATTGCCTATCAGGAGGTCATGGACTCCAAAGATTACTGGAAAAAATTGAAGAAGGGGGTCCAGGCCCTCTATCATAAAATCAAGACTTTCCTACAGAGAAACACAAAGGATGAGACTTAA